From a single Bacillus sp. NEB1478 genomic region:
- a CDS encoding 5'-methylthioadenosine/S-adenosylhomocysteine nucleosidase — MEKRMGKKYAFIAIAAVIILSALAGFSFSQNESGQGKKKQPIIIQGPMPIEAENFAKRLKNMKEEKSGNFVFYKGKLDNYPVIVMKTGKGMENTAAATAIAIEKYHPIAIINQGTSGGHDPNLNVFDIVLGERTVNLGSLKTPPKEKNEGIHPSDWFPMDLMASEGSAGEDPNANKARYYEGDEELLTAAHAVKDKYTKGKVVDGTIGSADVWNNEVDRIKWFHETFGTSVEEMEGASAAQISKAYDVAFLGIRVLSNNKTNGGTYNPNTAAANQDYVYEVVKEYIARMQNK, encoded by the coding sequence ATGGAAAAGAGAATGGGGAAAAAGTACGCATTTATTGCCATTGCGGCGGTAATTATTTTATCAGCACTTGCAGGATTTAGTTTCTCACAAAATGAGTCTGGCCAAGGAAAGAAGAAACAACCGATTATCATTCAAGGTCCAATGCCGATCGAAGCTGAAAACTTTGCTAAACGATTGAAGAATATGAAAGAAGAAAAGTCAGGGAACTTTGTGTTCTATAAAGGAAAGTTGGACAATTATCCTGTCATTGTTATGAAAACAGGTAAGGGGATGGAGAATACAGCGGCTGCTACAGCAATAGCGATTGAAAAATATCATCCGATCGCGATCATCAACCAAGGAACATCTGGCGGTCACGATCCTAACTTGAATGTTTTTGATATAGTATTAGGGGAAAGAACGGTTAACTTAGGTTCTTTAAAAACACCTCCAAAAGAAAAAAACGAAGGCATCCATCCATCGGATTGGTTTCCTATGGACTTAATGGCATCTGAGGGAAGTGCAGGGGAAGATCCAAATGCTAATAAGGCTCGTTATTATGAGGGAGACGAGGAACTGCTAACAGCCGCTCATGCTGTTAAAGACAAGTATACAAAGGGCAAAGTAGTCGATGGTACAATTGGTTCTGCAGACGTTTGGAACAATGAAGTTGACCGGATCAAGTGGTTTCATGAAACCTTTGGCACTTCTGTAGAAGAAATGGAAGGTGCATCCGCTGCGCAAATATCAAAAGCTTATGACGTAGCATTCTTGGGCATTAGAGTATTATCAAACAATAAAACGAATGGCGGAACATATAACCCGAATACAGCTGCAGCCAATCAAGATTATGTGTATGAAGTTGTAAAAGAATATATAGCAAGGATGCAAAATAAATAA
- a CDS encoding putative thiazole-containing bacteriocin maturation protein has product MQALNSTMCLKVNRDTFVYPDSNRGVYLRNNVTSIRMEGNTIEKWLEKLIPLFDGNHTLEYITNGLPDSYKDQVYKIAQALYEKGFVRDISQDLSHQLPDHIVTKYASQIEYINHNGDSGGYRFQVYRQAKVAVIGSGSLLLSLVLSMIQSGHPNFTIISTDSEQIDHRRLDEIIAKASSSEPETEITLLFAEKNVSKENLEPFDFILYGSKDSDLDQLRTIQGICRDQGKHFLPVTILKDLAFAGPFVSAESEGCWESLYRRLHQRSYESNGSNAYSTTAGALLANVAVFELFKEITGVQAKIQNGTKEKLYYLLNLETLEGNWHTLIPHPLVSGCVNAEPIKDPLAFLEKANKEQKDLHSLFYQITSKESGIFHLCEEEDLLQLPLSQCKVQVADPRSEGPTQLHPEIVCSGLTHEEARLEAGLSGIEMYVRSFGHLLDQSDHTSSWGIGTGATALDSLCRALQNGLHEELVKQSHLGAVSKLELSLVNNDRCQFFINALSTLRSEPELYLGQELFGFPVVWVKSNCEWYGSVGLNRKIALCRALQTALMDAQNKETFGNPYGVMVSSITLKNEVQPNAPVPSFEEESLQETFSWALDTLKNNKMQVRFFTIHAESILSENTAGLFGMTISGGEMA; this is encoded by the coding sequence ATGCAAGCATTAAATTCTACTATGTGTTTGAAAGTGAATAGAGATACTTTTGTTTATCCAGACTCGAACAGAGGTGTTTATCTTCGGAACAACGTCACCTCAATAAGAATGGAAGGAAACACCATTGAAAAATGGCTTGAAAAATTAATTCCTTTATTTGACGGCAACCATACCCTTGAATATATAACAAACGGTTTACCTGATTCCTACAAAGATCAAGTGTATAAAATTGCACAAGCTCTATATGAAAAAGGGTTTGTCCGAGACATCAGCCAGGATCTCTCCCATCAGCTTCCTGATCACATTGTTACGAAATACGCTTCCCAAATCGAATATATCAATCATAACGGTGATTCAGGCGGATACCGGTTTCAAGTCTACCGCCAGGCGAAAGTAGCTGTAATTGGTTCAGGTTCTCTTCTCCTCTCTCTCGTTCTATCGATGATTCAATCAGGACACCCTAACTTCACTATCATCTCAACTGATTCTGAGCAAATTGATCACCGCCGGTTAGATGAAATAATAGCAAAAGCCAGTAGCTCAGAGCCTGAAACGGAAATCACCCTCTTATTCGCTGAGAAAAATGTATCAAAGGAAAATCTAGAACCCTTTGATTTCATATTATATGGTTCAAAGGACAGTGATCTCGATCAGCTTCGAACCATTCAAGGAATTTGCAGAGATCAAGGAAAACATTTTCTTCCGGTTACGATCTTAAAAGATTTAGCATTTGCCGGACCGTTCGTTTCTGCTGAATCAGAAGGATGCTGGGAGTCTCTGTACCGCCGATTGCACCAGCGGTCGTATGAAAGCAATGGTTCTAACGCCTATTCAACAACAGCAGGTGCACTGTTAGCGAATGTGGCCGTTTTTGAGCTGTTTAAAGAAATCACTGGAGTGCAGGCCAAAATACAAAATGGTACAAAAGAGAAACTCTATTATCTTCTAAACTTGGAAACGCTCGAAGGTAACTGGCACACCCTTATTCCCCACCCCCTAGTGAGTGGTTGTGTTAATGCAGAACCTATTAAAGACCCGCTTGCCTTTTTAGAAAAAGCAAATAAGGAACAAAAGGATTTGCATTCCTTGTTTTATCAGATTACTTCAAAAGAATCTGGGATTTTTCATCTCTGTGAGGAAGAAGACTTACTACAGCTCCCTTTGTCACAATGCAAAGTTCAGGTTGCTGATCCGCGTTCAGAAGGTCCTACCCAGCTTCATCCCGAGATTGTCTGTTCAGGACTCACACATGAAGAAGCTCGCCTAGAGGCAGGACTGAGCGGAATCGAAATGTATGTTAGAAGTTTTGGACATCTCTTGGATCAATCAGACCACACTTCATCTTGGGGTATTGGTACGGGGGCAACCGCTCTAGACAGCTTATGCAGAGCACTGCAAAATGGGCTTCATGAAGAATTAGTGAAACAATCTCATCTTGGTGCAGTCAGTAAACTGGAATTAAGTCTAGTAAACAATGATCGCTGTCAATTTTTTATAAATGCTTTATCAACTTTGAGGTCTGAACCAGAACTCTATTTGGGCCAAGAATTATTCGGTTTTCCTGTCGTATGGGTGAAGTCAAACTGCGAGTGGTATGGAAGCGTTGGATTGAATAGGAAGATAGCTTTATGCAGAGCGTTACAGACTGCTTTGATGGATGCACAAAATAAGGAAACGTTCGGAAATCCCTATGGCGTTATGGTTTCATCCATTACTTTGAAGAACGAGGTACAACCAAATGCTCCGGTCCCTTCTTTTGAGGAGGAGTCACTTCAAGAAACCTTCTCTTGGGCATTAGACACCTTAAAAAATAACAAAATGCAGGTGCGTTTCTTTACGATCCATGCGGAGTCTATTTTAAGCGAGAATACGGCTGGACTGTTCGGAATGACGATAAGCGGGGGTGAAATGGCATGA